From the Glycine max cultivar Williams 82 chromosome 11, Glycine_max_v4.0, whole genome shotgun sequence genome, the window attaagttcaGTTAAGAGAGCAAACACCTTGTTTACACAAATTCGTGTAGTATATATACTgatatacattaaattaaaacaaacagtTTAGAACCAACGAACGTATAGGGAGTTCTTTTAGTTTAATCGGAAAGTTTGAGTTTGGAAATTAAGTTCCtttaaaatttcaacaaaaagAACTTTGTTAGATTACCCTTTATTCAATTAACTGTCTTGTCTAACTCAAAGCTCAAATAGGGTGagttaataaatgaaaaaaaaaacaaatatttttcaatagtGATAACTTGACATTTTTGGTGTAAGAGCACATCAGGCTATGCCTTCTCGCTTGGATCGAAAGTATACTCTTGTGCATTAAACAAGTAAGAAATGAATGTGGAATCCATGGTAAAAGCAGAGTATATAGCAGCAGCTGAAACTACATATCAAGCTATATATGGCTTTTGGGtgaataataagatgaaggCATACTGTATATATATGGCTTTTGGGtgaataataagatgaaggCATACTGTAATTTACCGCAACAACAAATCAACAATAACTatgacaaataaaaatgaatacatCACAACCTAACAAAATACATGATTATTGAATATCACTTTATAAAAGAAACAGGAATAACTAAACAAATTCAACAAGACAAAAGACCAGGTTGAAAAACAAATTTACGAAAATATTGTAAAGGAGCAAATTTGAGCATTTGCCAGCAATATTTGAAATTTCCAAAATATAAGAAAGGAGTGGCAAGAAGTGCTGCAATTTTTTAGAAGTTTAAGTGCAACAGTTATATATCCTAGAGAATACTAGTCATCGATAATCTCAGGTGATAATTGAAGTTTTGTAGACACACATATATTGAAGCTGGGGTGTTAGTAAGTACTTACCTCTTGGAGGAGAGTGGAAAAGCTTAGGTCAGGAGAAGGCATCCAAGCGGCAACAAATACCGCAGCAGCAATCTTGGTAGGGAACATTTCCATAGCTACAGATATGCATGCCCCACCAAAGCTGTGACCCACAAGGATTACACGCTCCTCTGTTGGCAAAGACCCTAGAAAGTACATTAATGGCTCAAAATATTCTGAAATTGAATTGAGGTCGTGTACCTGCTTTGGATGGATGCCTGATGCAGCCATGTCTAGAGCTGTGACTTGGTGTCCATTGGATTTCAACAAAGCAGCCACCTTGTACCAACACCACGCCCCATGGCAGGCTCCATGAACCAATACCAAACGTCTCTTCTTCTCCCTCTCCATCTTCGCTACTTTTTCGGAATCAGAATTCGATTATACCAAAggataaatagaaaataaatttataataagtaCAAAACACTCACCGACTCACGCCAcgtgatcttttttttttcgaatgaCACGTCAATGATTTACTCTCACTTTAACATTTTTGTCAAATAGAGCATTTTGGgggattttaaattaaaattttagatgaATTTTTTGTGAACTATATGataaaagatttttaatttttttctttaatgtttagtgatagatttcattttaaagttttagataaattttaatatatagcaTATGAATCTTACTTTAACCCACCCACACACCATCTTCCTTactctcttcttcctttctctctctcctcgGTGTCCTTCTTTCCCACTTCCCCTCCTCCGCATgccccttcttcttcctcccttCCCCTTCTCTGGTATGTTTTTTTCTAATCTTTGTTTGGTAGATCTTTTGTTGGTTTGTTTTTAATTAGATCTTCAGTTATTGgtttatcttatttttgttcttcGTCATCTCATTTCTCGTGCATTCTAACTGTTCTTCTTCCTTCCCGTGTTTTATTGTTACTAGAtgaacaataattttttgttaataaaaaccatgcaaatctataaaattatttccCAAGAATTGAATCTTTATTGTTACATCTGGAAAGATTAAATTTTCAGTTTAAGATTTGTTCCAAAATCCAACATTAaagatgttatattaaaaaaatcaaaattacataatttaaaCATACGAGAACTTAAATCGagctattaaaaattgaaaatcaaaaccgTCCAAACATTTtgctattaaaataaaaagtattattaagtcttttaaatattttcatatactttaataattttacgtatattaaaaatatacattggTGCGTTTTTATTGTTCATCCCTTATAGTATTTTGTTACTGGAAGTTGGTTGTTTTCCCCTGCTTTTGATGAGTAACCTTCTTGCTGGATCAATTTAGCATTGATACGGCTCCGGTTAGCCGGCCACAGACGCAACAGATCATTCACTCATTAATTCTTCTGCCACTAATTAACAAggcttttttaataaaagttagTTAATAGTAGagtatatataataagaatgtaattaaaaatgtgGTACTTCTAAACTTGGTCGTGTTTGTTTTTGTCTATATATAGGATAAGGAAAGACGGAGCAAAGCGTAAGAAAGGCAGGATGAGTAAAAAACAAAGAGAGCAAAATCACTTTGTCCTGGTGCATGGTATAGGCCATGGTGCCTGGTGTTGGTACAAGCTTAAGCCACTGTTGGAATCCGCCGGCCACAAAGTCACAGTCCTTGACCTTGCAGCTTCTGGCATCGACACACACGACATTGAAGACATCCACACATTTTCTGAGTATTCTAAGCCTTTGTTGGATCTCTTGGCGTCGCTTGCTCCTAATGAAAAAGTGGTCCTTGTCGGGCATAGCTTTGGAGGGATCAGTATAGCCCTTGCAATGGACAAATTCCCAGAGAAAATATCACTTGGAATTTTCCTAACAGCTTTTGTTCCTGATACCCAACACAAACCATCACATGTCTTAGAAGAGGTATTTATGTATGgttttattaaatagaaaattacttTAATTTCCATTGCTTCCCTCGACCCACATTTCATCTACTTGATAGAATTATTATAGTTCAATTTTTCAACACTCAAATGAGAATATTGctcaaatttatttcaaattggTTAGATGTCACATGTTAATCATGAGAGTTTTTGGGTCCCTGTAAACATCAGTAGTACATTTGTTAGGTCCTAGACTCATTCATCATTAATCTAAATGAGAGGTTATAAGGTGAGTTTAGtgataaaaggagaaaaaaaaaagagaaaatgtgagTTAAAATTCACcactaacaaaaagaaaaattaacacCTAACATTTcctgataaaaaaatcattaatctATGACTTTTGATATGGACAGTACATTGATAGATACCCATATACCGGATGGATGGACACTGAGCTCTGGAATAGTGGAGGCAAAACAACATTGCTTTTTGGCATCAAATTCTTGTCCACTAAGTTCTATCAACTCTGCTCCACTGAGGTACTTTCCCTGCAGTCTCGGGCTCTTAATACAAATGAAATGGTTGCACATACACCCTATTGAGAATGGGTTTGGGTTGGATTTTGCAGGATCTGGAATTGGTGAAGACTTTAAGAAGAAAGGGTTCACTATTTGCTGAAGACCTTTCTAAGGCAGAGAATTTTTCCAAAGAGAAAGATGGGTCTGTTCCAAGTGCTTATATTATTTCCAATGAGGACTTGGTAATTCCAAAGGAGTATCAGCAATGGATGATCCAAAATGCAGGGATTGATGTGGTGCGAGAGATCAAGGGATCAGATCACATGGTTATGCTTAGCAAACCCCACAAACTATGTTTATCTCTCCTCGAGATAGCTGATAAGCAAGTTAAGTAAACGttaatcttattattttcaAGGGATTCACTTTGACCTTAAGTTTAGTCcgtaaaagtatatatattgtaatccataataaattttcaaaagttgAAAATTAATGTCATGTGCGTGTACCTACATGTGCACTTCGTCGAATAAACTGTTGTCTTTCAAACTTGTGTGCTATGACTAATTCTATATTTAAGGAGAGATTAAATCTTGGGGCGAGATTTTTTACCATGTGTTTGTTGGTGTTGTTGGTCAGGACTTAGGACAATATAATAGTATAATTCACTAATTTTAGCATTTTTTAGCCGAAATAATTTCAAACCTTTTGATTGTTGAATTTTCTAAGTTTTTAACTTTTGATCATTATTGACTTAAGACTAATATTACgcgattaaaaaaattataaaattacaagaTATTATTACTTAGATAAGTTAAAATGATAGAAACTCTAAGGCTATATTTGGATTTCTGTTCAAAATACAATGCATGAATTTCAAGATAAATTTAATGGTTCACAaacttaattttacaaaaagaaaggTCTAGATGTTTTTGCAAATTTCACTTTGTCCCAAAAGTTTTAcaacaataaaacaaacatatattATGTCTAAAAGTTCACTTTAGTCGTGATCATGCAAATCACGTTTCATAGgagaaatattttctttaacataTATCATTCGGTATTgtatgttaaaatatatttaaaaataattgaaagaaaatgtttgcaatttatttatctataaaattatctaaattgacatttaaaaataatcagtaatgaaaatatgttaaaatagaTTTAAAACTACGTTATAATTCTTCGTCCTTttgaaaatcttttattttttaattccaaCTCCAAGGCACGGGATAACAGGTAGGGAAGTAGATTTGTCCATCTATCATTCTTGACTTTTTAAAAGTGTTTTGACAAAATGTTACAAACTCACTTtaggaatttaaaatttgtttaagctTGACTAGTCTATTTAAATGAGttaaatttaaagtttgagtttgatttgattaaaaCTTGAATTTACTTCATTAACTTAgtcatgaatttttttctttgatcaaTTTACTTCATTGTTTTTCACCCATACTAATATCTAATTATAgatatttcaaatattaatatatgtaacacattcttctattatattttttattaattaagattgtgtgaaaaattacaaaataacacCATTAGATAAAAACTGAAACCAACGAAATTTTGTACTATGTACTGTAATGTTTCAGAGAGTTTTACAAAGATTGAGTGCCTTTAGTTCATTTTCACATTCAGCAAGAAGCAAAGTAACATAGCACTCCATTCATTATTCATTATCGCTGTTTCTGTTTGTGCGTTGGGTAAGATTTACGTATGCAACAATTACATGAACAAAGCATGTTTTTGTGTAGCAGAGGGTCATGCTCTATCTCTGCTCCAAAAATGCAGCACCGTGACCTCACTGCGAGAGGCGCGTCAACTCCACGCCCTCATATTAACCACTACCACCGCCTTCACCTCCCAATCTCCGTTTGTGTACAACAACATCCTCTCTATGTATGCACGGTGTGGTTCACTCACGGACTCTCACCTCGTGTTCGACAAAATGCCTCGCAGAACCATTGTTTCTTACAATGCACTCCTTGCAGCCTATTCTCGAGCATCACCAAACCATGCCATTTCTGCTCTTGAATTGTATACCCAAATGGTTACTAATGGTCTTAGACCCTCCAGCACGACTTTCACTAGCTTGTTGCAAGCATCTTCCTTGCTAGAGCATTGGTGGTTTGGATCGTCACTTCACGCCAAGGGCTTCAAGTTGGGTTTGAATGATATTTGTCTCCAAACTTCTTTGCTTAATATGTACTCGAATTGCGGGGATTTGAGTTCTGCTGAATTGGTTTTTTGGGATATGGTTGATAGAGATCATGTTGCTTGGAATTCTCTCATTATGGGATATCTAAAGAATAATAAGATCGAGGAGGGTATTTGGCTATTTATCAAAATGATGAGTGTTGGTTTTGCCCCAACCCAGTTCACCTATTGTATGGTTTTGAATTCCTGTAGCCGTCTGAAGGATTATCGTTCTGGGAGATTGATTCATGCCCATGTGATTGTTAGGAACGTGTCACTTGATTTACATCTGCAAAATGCTCTGGTTGACATGTACTGCAACGCTGGTAATATGCAAACAGCATACAGGATTTTTAGTAGAATGGAAAACCCGGATTTAGTTTCTTGGAATTCAATGATTGCTGGGTATTCTGAGAACGAGGATGGAGAGAAGGCCATGAATTTGTTTGTCCAATTGCAGGAAATGTGCTTTCCTAAACCAGATGACTATACTTATGCTGGCATTATATCTGCAACTGGTGTATTCCCATCTTCCAGTTATGGAAAATCTCTTCATGCTGAAGTTATTAAAACTGGATTTGAGAGAAGTGTGTTTGTAGGAAGCACTTTAGTGTCTATGTATTTCAAAAATCATGAAAGTGATGCTGCTTGGAGAGTATTTTGTTCAATATCGGTGAAGGATGTTGTTCTCTGGACTGAAATGATCACTGGCTACTCTAAAATGACTGATGGAATTTGTGCAATTAGATGCTTTTTTCAAATGGTTCATGAAGGCCATGAGGTCGATGACTATGTTCTCAGTGGAGTTGTGAATGCATGTGCTAACCTTGCAGTTTTAAGACAAGGTGAAATAATTCATTGCTATGCTGTTAAATTGGGTTATGATGTTGAAATGTCTGTTTCTGGGAGTCTAATTGATATGTATGCAAAAAATGGTAGCCTTGAAGCTGCGTATTTGGTGTTTTCGCAAGTTTCAGAACCAGATTTGAAGTGTTGGAACTCAATGCTTGGAGGATATAGTCACCATGGAATGGTAGAGGAGGCATTGCAAGTTTTTGAGGAGATTCTCAAACAAGGTCTTATTCCAGATCAAGTGACATTCTTGTCTCTATTGTCAGCTTGCAGCCACAGTAGGTTGGTTGAGCAAGGAAAGTTCCTCTGGAATTATATGAACAGCATTGGTTTAATTCCTGGGCTTAAGCACTACTCTTGCATGGTAACTTTGTTCAGTCGGGCAGCATTACTGGAAGAGGCAGAAGAAATTATCAATAAATCACCTTATATTGAAGATAATCTAGAACTATGGAGAACTTTGTTAAGTGCCtgtgttataaataaaaattttaaagtggGAATTCATGCAGCAGAGGAAGTTTTGAGATTGAAAGCAGAAGATGGTCCAACGCTTGTTTTGCTTTCTAATCTTTATGCTGCTGCAAGGAAATGGGATAAAGTtgcagaaataagaagaaatatgaGGGGATTGATGCTGGACAAATATCCAGGGTTAAGTTGGATTGAGGCCAAGAATGACATTCATGTGTTTTCTTCCGGAGATCAATCACATCCCAAGGCTGATGAAGTGCATGCTGAACTGCATAGGCTAAAAAGAAATATGATTAGAACAGAAAATGATGACAAAGAGACACAAAATGCATGCTACATAAGTTGCAGAGACTAAGCTTATGCTCTAGAGGttcaatttaattcaaaaacaaatgAAGTACATACAGGACTGCAGTTTGAGGACATAGGTAAGGATTAAACTACTGTCGACAGGGATGATGGATTGTAATTTTTCCACCTTCTGTTTGTATTCAGAATGTTATACAACATTCTTCTCTAAgtcaaaatatttgttaaatgcACTAATACAATAATatgtttgtaaattaaattagcaTTCTTAAATAACTATAAATCTCGTCGCTACAATGTGGAGGATTATACTTAGTCATCACCTTCAATCGAAGAGTTAGCATCGATGCCTATGGGAATATCCAGTCAAATATTAAGAAGCTCTTTGCTTCTATTTTTactactgtaaaaaaaaattacacaggGCTGAATGTGgcatatttagtttttttttttctttctttctaacaATAAGGGGACtgaatatttattaaagtaCTATTAATCTGATCCCTCAGGTATTTACCCTTTCTGGTTCTCTCCCAAGCAATCTCCAAAGTAATAGAATTATATATCTAATTTCTAACTATTGAATGTCCatcaagttaatttttaaattaatatattttactaacattcattgattattttaaagGATTTTTTGTCCGATCATATATTCCGTGAGGGGAATACTTGTGTTGTTGTGCAGACAAATTAGTTGCTCACTTTTGATCTATTATGTTTCTATAGTTTACTTATTTTACTTCTTTAAAAATTAGTACATACTTCtcgtactttttatattttaacccACACAAAATCTCTAACATAATAAGGAAATATATAACAAAGTTCTGAACGAGAAAAGTGTAATTTTAATAAGCAGTAGCATTTTAAAAAGAACTAATTATTCTTCAGTCTAACTCTAAAACTTTAAAAGCAACCAAATTCCAAACTCCCTTTCCCCGTGAACCCCAGCCCAGTTTGTCCCATCTCAGCAAAATTTTTATACTCTTTCCTCCCAACTATCAGTACAACAAAACCAGTTATCTAAATTCTACTAAACCACTCCCTCAAGTAATCTGAAAATACATAGCTCAATGGAGCAGATAGGAGATTTCAGTAACAATCTTGAAATTTAAATAGTGAACATGTCTTGGTATTTTAAAGATCAATTAAAGGCCAATTACTCcaagtttaaaatatatcaGTAAAATGTATCTAAACATCTTCCGTGCAGTATCTTTTACAACAGCGACTGATGTATCGAATTCAAACTGGAACCATGAAAAAGGCAAAGCTACAACGTTTCATGGAAAAGCTACACAGGCTTCATGAAAATTTAGCGTTCAAAATCACCTAACCTATATTAATCTACAATGTTAAAGAAAATGGGTCAATAGTAGCTAACAGAAAATGCCTAATAGAAGAACTCAACGGATTGAAACAAGGCGGAATCCAAATGTCGATATATACCAGTGCCCTCGATGCGGCATCTACATTCCAAGACTCAATCAGATTCAGAGCAAAACCCATTTTAAGACCATCTGATAAGGAAAAACCATTATTTCAAGCAGAACATTGCATATTTGTTTGGCAGCAGAAATGGTTCCAATCAACTTTATGCTTTCAGATCACATTAATTAGCGTCGAGCAGTTCTGGATTTCACCCGTTGATTTTTCTGCAAGAACATCATACAAAAGAAGCCTCAGAAGATGCAATCATAGAAGccataaaaaaaagaacaaaattagcAGATCATGATTCttatttctttaataaaatcttttgctgtttaaaaaaaaatgatgcttAATTCTATTAAGGCTGACAAGACAGAATATACCAGgattgttttaaataattaataattgacaGAAATAGTCTACAAAAAGAGCCAGTaaggataaaatttatttaccgTCCCAGGTCCAAAGCTAGCCCCAGATCCTGTTGCAGTGCCTGAGTACGAAAAAGAGCAAATGGTTCATTTCATGTTAAGATAGAATTAAGAAAGATGAATAAAACCCCTAAGCCCCTTCCCctattctttatttcttttttctcttctccaaAAACATGAAATTGATGAAGAGAATGTACAAAGGTCTAAAGGACAAAGACCAATGGATCCTGtttctatcttttttctctCAAGCAGTCAAGTTCAACAATACTATATTCAATAATTTCAACCAGATTTTCAAAAACGGAACAGATCAGCCAGTGAAACTGGAATAGGGACTAGGTCCTCCAGCCATTCCACAAATGACCCCAAAAAACCATATTTTCCAAAACAAATACTTGAACCAGAAAAGCAGTATAGAATCAGCAGCTCATGTGAACCAATTAATGTTCACATGGTTCAACCAATTCTcttgataattaaaaattatgataattaaaactaaaacttcTTCACTATTATTTGGTTCAATGGTTCCCTATTTAGTATTTAGTATTTACAACCGAAACTCAGTACTCCTGTTAACAAATCCAATGTAGGACAAATAGGAACCTGCAACGCGACAACTTTGGCTTCAATTAATAATGAGAAGCTTCATGCCTTCACCTCTTCC encodes:
- the LOC100818925 gene encoding methylesterase 3 isoform X3; the protein is MEREKKRRLVLVHGACHGAWCWYKVAALLKSNGHQVTALDMAASGIHPKQVHDLNSISEYFEPLMYFLGSLPTEERVILVGHSFGGACISVAMEMFPTKIAAAVFVAAWMPSPDLSFSTLLQEDLTLAMSLLRPTRIYGDVELLRENTRLTKDNYGTVAKAYIVCEQDNVLRKDFQLSMIERNPPNEVKVIVGADHMPMFSKPQELFSYLQEIANTYY
- the LOC100803613 gene encoding polyneuridine-aldehyde esterase-like, which codes for MSKKQREQNHFVLVHGIGHGAWCWYKLKPLLESAGHKVTVLDLAASGIDTHDIEDIHTFSEYSKPLLDLLASLAPNEKVVLVGHSFGGISIALAMDKFPEKISLGIFLTAFVPDTQHKPSHVLEEYIDRYPYTGWMDTELWNSGGKTTLLFGIKFLSTKFYQLCSTEDLELVKTLRRKGSLFAEDLSKAENFSKEKDGSVPSAYIISNEDLVIPKEYQQWMIQNAGIDVVREIKGSDHMVMLSKPHKLCLSLLEIADKQVK